From a region of the Salvelinus alpinus chromosome 2, SLU_Salpinus.1, whole genome shotgun sequence genome:
- the LOC139568376 gene encoding zinc finger protein ZFP2-like, with protein MDREKGMLMDEIEKGLWNLTEDNLRYLCERHGHGGKDGFEVKGMDHRSLRRKILEEMWDNTDSMKSEEQGISWLVRLKEDIRKIQEDASSADEDDAVDCDEEWNGEGGVQLPSNGLEVEPMSSSQSDDDDGDVDCDEERDEEVRDWMASDGLEVELSPERHTPEQRVRGDKPPRPPSTLSKSPGRASRGSALLRCLKKRVSVQLDDSKTTRTGEKSHSSSRAKRCQKTLPGDRPSSHICDHCGKNLGSQKSLKSHMRVHTEDKPHECSECGETFRLLRSLKKHQKLHTGEVRGTKKVKVPHPCPHCGTMLASKKELKDHLRIRHTEKTQLCSECGKRFSSTYALRKHQRLHTGEQLHLCPDCGKTFYTQAHLISHQRVHAEHRERPHVCPVCGRGFTAASSLKSHQSIHTGEKPYLCSECGKSFRTLGHFTTHQKQHVEAKPSFPCPVCNQCLSTKRNLLFHQRMHTGEKPYHCTQCDRRFVNEQKLKSHQRVHTGEKPYLCSQCGKSFALSQNLKKHLRVHSGERRYRCTYCVKSFISSSGLKSHLQTHTGVKPCHCPECGKGFSEKRALKNHMLTHGRETAPTFQCL; from the exons ATGGATCGAGAGAAAGGAATGTTGATGGATGAAATAGAAAAGGGTTTATGGAATTTAACCGAGGACAATTTACGTTACCTTTGTGAACGCCATGGACACGGTGGCAAAGATGGCTTCGAAGTTAAAGGCATGGATCACCGCTCGTTGCGGCGTAAAATCCTGGAGGAAATGTGGGACAATACGGATTCAATGAAATCAGAGGAGCAGGGAATATCTTGGTTAGTCCGACTGAAGGAGGACATCAGAAAGATACAGGAGGATGCTAGCAGTGCTGATGAAGATGATGCTGTAGACTGTGACGAAGAATGGAACGGAGAGGGCGGGGTTCAGTTACCTAGCAATGGGTTGGAGGTGGAGCCCATGAGTTCCAGCCaatctgatgatgatgatggcgatGTAGACTGTGATGAAGAAAGAGACGAGGAGGTCAGGGATTGGATGGCTAGCGATGGGCTGGAGGTGGAGTTGTctccagagagacacacaccagagcagagagtgagaggg GACAAGCCTCCCCggcccccctccaccctctcgAAGTCCCCGGGTCGTGCGTCCCGCGGTAGCGCCCTACTGCGCTGTCTGAAGAAGAGGGTGTCTGTGCAGCTAGACGACAGCAAGACAACTcgcacaggagagaaatctcacAGCTCGTCTAGAGCTAAACGATGCCAGAAAACTCTCCCAGGAGACAGGCCTAGCTCCCATATCTGTGATCACTGTGGGAAGAATTTAGGAAGTCAAAAAAGCCTGAAAAGCCACATGCGCGTTCATACCGAAGACAAACCTCACGAGTGCTCCGAGTGTGGGGAGACGTTCCGTCTGTTAAGAAGCCTAAAAAAACATCAGAAACTTCACACTGGTGAGGTTAGAGGGACGAAGAAAGTCAAAGTCCCGCATCCGTGTCCTCACTGCGGGACGATGCTAGCTTCGAAGAAAGAATTAAAGGATCATCTGCGAATCCGCCACACTGAAAAAACTCAGCTCTGCTCTGAATGTGGCAAGAGATTCTCTAGCACCTACGCCCTGAGGAAACACCAGAGACTACACACTGGGGAACAGCTCCACCTTTGCCCTGACTGTGGGAAGACCTTCTATACTCAGGCACACTTGATATCTCACCAGAGGGTCCATGCTGAACACAGGGAAAGGCCGCATGTGTGTCCCGTCTGTGGGAGGGGCTTTACAGCAGCTTCGTCCTTGAAGTCACATCAGAGTATTCACACCGGAGAGAAACCTTACCTCTGCTCTGAATGCGGGAAGAGTTTCAGAACATTAGGACACTTCACAACACACCAGAAGCAGCATGTAGAAGCAAAGCCATCTTTCCCTTGCCCTGTTTGCAATCAGTGTCTCTCAACAAAGCGAAATCTTCTATTTCACCAGAGAATGCACacgggagagaagccttaccactgcactCAGTGTGACCGGCGCTTTGTTAATGAGCAGAAATTGAAAAGTCATCAGCGtgtacacactggagagaagccctaCCTTTGCTCCCAGTGTGGGAAAAGTTTCGCTCTTTCACAAAATCTTAAAAAGCATCTCAGGGTGCATTCAGGTGAGAGGCGTTACAGATGTACCTATTGTGTAAAGAGTTTCATTTCTTCATCTGGTCTGAAATCACACCTGCAAACACACACTGGAGTGAAACCCTGCCACTGCCCTGAATGTGGGAAAGGTTTCTCAGAGAAGAGAGCTCTGAAGAATCACATGCTCACACACGGGAGAGAAACCGCTCCAACGTTCCAATGTCTGTGA
- the LOC139568373 gene encoding zinc finger protein 345-like codes for MLLENRVLNERLSLAKETSTLNADSDEVTIPNDLKDHPGSSTRLGSSAVATMNTTMDHFPELTGHTQMKTGAPLSSPGPSDEALPLSSPGPSDEALPLSSPGPSDEALPLSSPGPSHEALPLSSPGPSHEALPLSSPGPSHEALPLSSPGPSHEALPLSSPGPSHEALPLSSPGPSHEALPLSSRGPSDEALPLSSPGPSDEALLRRSCDKTFTSRSKKHKKNPSRDASQPCDQCEKSFVTLKLLEKHQMSHSNSHVCSDCGKRFRRADHLKRHQRGHTENKLYICPHCGKSFGYSGKLTQHVRLHTGEKPYQCSDCGKMFAAIKTMKRHQGVHSTHRVKPHVCTTCGKGFARHEYLKKHCTIHTGVKPHQCSDCGKSFRLLDHLTRHQKKAHGERLFPCFVCKQRFVSEHTLKVHQKKHTRPYHCSLCDKRYADKGNLAVHLRVHTGEKPHLCSQCGKCFSGKQQLQLHLLVHSGEKSYKCSHCERSFANTPILKRHIRTHTGEKPYHCSECGRSFADGDTLTKHLRTHTGAKPYLCSLCGKRFSVKQRLKEHLMVHSGEKPHTCSHCARSFTSTSNLIRHLRTHTGEKPFKCLDCGKGFARSATLKNHQRIHRSVTKDQAPKDQ; via the coding sequence ATGCTACTAGAGAACAGGGTCCTGAATGAACGTCTCTCTCTGGCCAAGGAGACTTCAACACTGAACGCTGATTCTGATGAAGTCACAATCCCAAATGATCTCAAGGATCATCCAGGGAGTTCTACCAGACTGGGATCCTCTGCTGTGGCTACTATGAACACTACCATGGACCACTTTCCTGAATTGACAGGTCACACACAGATGAAAACAGGAGCCCCCCTGTCTTCGCCGGGGCCATCCGATGAGGCCCTCCCCCTGTCTTCGCCGGGGCCATCCGATGAGGCCCTCCCCCTGTCTTCGCCGGGGCCATCCGATGAGGCCCTCCCCCTGTCTTCGCCGGGGCCATCCCATGAGGCCCTCCCCCTGTCTTCGCCGGGGCCATCCCATGAGGCCCTCCCCCTGTCTTCGCCGGGGCCATCCCATGAGGCCCTCCCCCTGTCTTCGCCGGGGCCATCCCATGAGGCCCTCCCCCTGTCTTCGCCGGGGCCATCCCATGAGGCCCTCCCCCTGTCTTCGCCGGGGCCATCCCATGAGGCCCTCCCCCTGTCTTCTCGGGGGCCATCCGATGAGGCCCTCCCCCTGTCTTCGCCGGGGCCATCCGATGAGGCCCTCCTCCGCCGCTCTTGTGACAAGACATTTACCAGTCGGTCTAAAAAACATAAGAAAAACCCCTCAAGAGATGCATCTCAACCCTGTGACCAGTGTGAGAAGAGTTTTGTTACACTAAAACTTCTGGAAAAACACCAGATGAGTCACTCCAACTCTCATGTGTGCTCTGATTGTGGAAAGAGATTCCGTCGGGCTGATCACCTAAAGAGACATCAGAGAGGCCACACTGAGAACAAACTGTACATTTGCCCTCATTGTGGGAAAAGCTTTGGTTACTCTGGAAAGTTAACCCAACATGTGAGACTTCACACTGGGGAGAAACCCTACCAGTGCTCCGATTGTGGCAAAATGTTTGCTGCTATTAAAACAATGAAAAGACACCAAGGGGTTCATTCAACACATAGGGTGAAGCCTCATGTTTGCACTACCTGTGGAAAGGGCTTTGCTCGACATGAATACTTAAAAAAACATTGCACCATTCACACTGGAGTGAAACCGCATcagtgctctgactgtggaaagagctTCCGTCTGCTTGATCATTTAACTCGGCACCAGAAAAAAGCACACGGAGAGAGGCTATTCCCTTGCTTTGTTTGCAAACAGCGTTTTGTTTCAGAGCACACCCTGAAAGTTCATCAGAAAAAGCATACAaggccttaccactgctccctaTGTGACAAGAGATATGCCGATAAGGGGAATTTAGCAGTCCATCTGCGtgtacacactggagagaagccacaCCTTTGCTCCCAGTGTGGGAAATGTTTCTCTGGTAAACAACAACTTCAATTACACCTCTTGGTACATTCAGGTGAGAAGTCTTATAAATGTTCTCACTGTGAAAGGAGTTTCGCTAATACACCTATCCTGAAAAGACACATACGAACCCACACCGGAGAGAAACCGTACCACTGCTctgaatgtgggaggagtttcgCTGATGGGGATACACTCACAAAACATCTGCGAACCCACACTGGAGCGAAGCCGTACCTTTGCTCTCTGTGCGGGAAACGTTTCTCTGTTAAACAACGTCTTAAAGAACATCTAATGGTACATTCAGGTGAGAAGCCTCATACCTGTTCTCACTGTGCGAGGAGTTTCACTAGTACATCTAATCTGATAAGACACTTGCGAacccacactggagagaaaccgttCAAATGCCTTGACTGTGGGAAGGGGTTTGCTCGCTCGGCAACCCTCAAAAATCACCAGCGTATCCACAGGAGCGTCACCAAGGACCAAGCTCCCAAGGACCAATAG
- the LOC139541924 gene encoding golgin subfamily A member 6-like protein 22: MIFHSLHFFSPTRVPSCLECTINLSLPFEEVFEKAEGSEVATEERQKLKARLQNAKDVLKACLQEIQEALKARLQEIQEALKARLQEIQEVDEALKARLQEIQEADEALKARLQEIQEVDEALKARLQEIQEVDEALKARLQEIQEADEALKARLQEIQEADEALKARLQEIQEALKARLQEIQEVDEALKARLQEIQEALKARLQEIQEADEALKARLQEIQEVDEALKARLQEIQEADEALKARLQEIQEVDDALKARLQEIQEALKARLQKIQEVDEALKARLQEIQEVDEALKARLQEIREALKARLQEIQEVDEALKARLQEIQEADEALKARLQEIQEADEALKARLQEIQEADEALTARLQEIQEADEALKARLQEIQEADEALKARLQEIQEADEALKARLQEIH, encoded by the coding sequence ATGATTTTTCACAGTCTGCACTTTTTTTCCCCCACCAGAGTTCcgagttgtcttgaatgcaccatTAACCTTAGTTTACCTTTTGAGGAAGTGTTTGAGAAGGCAGAGGGCTCCGAGGTGGCCACTGAGGAGAGGCAGAAACTGAAGGCTCGGCTGCAGAATGCAAAAGATGTGCTGAAGGCTTGCCTGCAGGAGATCCAGGAGGCGCTAAAGGCTCGGCTGCAGGAGATCCAGGAGGCGCTGAAGGCTCGGCTGCAGGAGATCCAGGAGGTAGATGAAGCGCTAAAGGCTCGGCTGCAGGAGATCCAGGAGGCAGATGAAGCGCTGAAGGCTCGGCTGCAGGAGATCCAGGAGGTAGATGAAGCGCTAAAGGCTCGGCTGCAGGAGATCCAGGAGGTAGATGAAGCGCTAAAGGCTCGGCTGCAGGAGATCCAGGAGGCAGATGAAGCGCTGAAGGCTCGGCTGCAGGAGATCCAGGAGGCAGATGAAGCGCTGAAGGCTCGCCTGCAGGAGATCCAGGAGGCGCTAAAGGCTCGGCTGCAGGAGATCCAGGAGGTAGATGAAGCGCTGAAGGCTCGCCTGCAGGAGATCCAGGAGGCGCTAAAGGCTCGGCTGCAGGAGATCCAGGAGGCAGATGAAGCGCTGAAGGCTCGGCTGCAGGAGATCCAGGAGGTAGATGAAGCGCTGAAGGCTCGCCTGCAGGAGATCCAGGAGGCAGATGAAGCGCTGAAGGCTCGGCTGCAGGAGATCCAGGAGGTAGATGACGCGCTGAAGGCTCGCCTGCAGGAGATCCAGGAGGCGCTAAAGGCTCGGCTGCAGAAGATCCAGGAGGTAGATGAAGCGCTGAAGGCTCGGCTGCAGGAGATCCAGGAGGTAGATGAAGCGCTGAAGGCTCGGCTGCAGGAGATCCGGGAGGCGCTAAAGGCTCGGCTGCAGGAGATCCAGGAGGTAGATGAAGCACTGAAGGCTCGGCTGCAGGAGATCCAGGAGGCAGATGAAGCGCTGAAGGCTCGGCTGCAGGAGATCCAGGAGGCAGATGAAGCGCTGAAGGCTCGGCTGCAGGAGATCCAGGAGGCAGATGAAGCACTGACGGCTCGGCTGCAGGAGATCCAGGAGGCAGATGAAGCGCTAAAGGCTCGCCTGCAGGAGATCCAGGAGGCAGATGAAGCGCTGAAGGCTCGGCTGCAGGAGATCCAGGAGGCAGATGAAGCGCTGAAGGCTCGGCTGCAGGAGATCCATTAA